In Topomyia yanbarensis strain Yona2022 chromosome 2, ASM3024719v1, whole genome shotgun sequence, one DNA window encodes the following:
- the LOC131683890 gene encoding structure-specific endonuclease subunit SLX1 homolog: protein MGTVQEIEDFYGVYLLVSKSSNSKFAGRTYIGYTVDPNRRIKQHNSGQEGGGAKRTSNRGPWVMVMIIHGFPNNISALRFEWAWQQPKLSRRLKQIPELQKKQRKETNFEYNFRILTEMLRIGPWNRLPLTVRWLVDEYHREFEVGKTPPMHMPICFGRVKKVLKNGKVTNNVKQPGKGNKNAKVVKSVSKSKQNTVDYDYDVNVDEYDLIVMNAEEKGAGIETACISEASQLNSLDGDITVILDDGENDDEPIIGPDSVKQSIVNCMVCSELIRSGKDGNDFVVCCVRPSCKFTSHIECLAGRCLEPGQYVPVEGSCPICDCHFLWGDLIRKANGCSDLVSDMDNTSVFEVDDISDSDGD from the exons atggGTACAGTGCAAGAGATCGAAGATTTCTATGGCGTGTATTTATTGGTCAGTAAAAGCTCCAATTCGAAGTTTGCTGGGCGGACGTACATTGGATACACTGTTGATCCTAACCGAAGAATTAAACAGCACAACAGTGGCCAGGAAGGTGGAGGAGCCAAACGAACGTCCAATCGGGGCCCATG GGTCATGGTAATGATAATTCATGGCTTTCCAAACAATATATCAGCTTTAAGG TTCGAGTGGGCGTGGCAGCAACCAAAGCTTTCCAGACGCCTGAAGCAGATCCCCGAGCTACAGAAAAAGCAACGCAAAGAAACCAATTTTGAATACAACTTCCGCATTCTAACCGAAATGCTACGAATCGGCCCGTGGAATCGACTCCCACTCACGGTTCGCTGGTTGGTGGATGAGTATCACCGTGAGTTTGAG GTCGGGAAGACGCCTCCCATGCATATGCCGATTTGTTTTGGCCGTGTGAAGAAAGTGCTGAAAAATGGAAAAGTGACCAACAATGTCAAGCAACCGGGGAAGGGCAACAAAAACGCCAAAGTCGTAAAGAGCGTTAGTAAAAGTAAGCAAAATACCGTTGATTATGATTACGATGTTAATGTGGATGAGTACGACCTTATTGTGATGAACGCAGAAGAAAAAGGAGCAGGAATTGAAACTGCTTGTATATCAGAAGCTTCACAGTTGAATTCCTTAGATGGTGACATAACAGTCATTTTGGATGATGGGGAGAATGATGATGAGCCGATAATTGGACCAGATTCCGTGAAGCAATCGATCGTCAATTGTATGGTTTGCAGCGAATTAATTCGTTCCGGAAAGGATGGGAACGATTTCGTAGTATGTTGTGTTCGTCCGAGTTGTAAATTCACTAGTCATATTGAATGCCTGGCTGGTCGCTGTTTGGAGCCGGGCCAGTATGTACCCGTAGAAGGCAGCTGTCCTATCTGTGATTGCCACTTTTTGTGGGGCGATTTGATAAGGAAGGCCAACGGTTGCAGTGATTTAGTGAGTGATATGGATAATACCAGTGTGTTTGAAGTGGATGATATATCAGATAGTGATGGAGATTAA